The following coding sequences lie in one Candidatus Dependentiae bacterium genomic window:
- the ftsW gene encoding putative lipid II flippase FtsW has product MELPDKKLKSYINIFITITFMLTCIGFLFIYSSSSVFALEKFGSATYFLKKQLIYFIPSLLGFFLFSTIPIAWWKRRAPILFLGSLILTALTLISSLGLKVHGSNRWLYIGGIGGQPSELLKLFLFMYIGFFLERKQHRIRSFWQSYLPFWAILGISFAVLLKQPDFGSVMTILTTSLMLFFVAQFRTIYLLYTLALAIPAIVWLVLSKAYRINRILIFLNPWSDPQGRGFQIIQSLIAIGSGNFWGLGISNSRQKFFYLPMQHTDFIFSIIAEETGFIGALVIISLYLLFCLYGFRLVLQVKDLFAFFTALGFVIFISLQAAINLMVTTGLLPTKGLSLPFISYGGTAMISLFCMVGFIVNAGTNSK; this is encoded by the coding sequence ATGGAGCTGCCGGATAAAAAACTTAAGTCGTATATCAATATTTTTATTACTATTACGTTTATGCTTACCTGCATAGGCTTTCTCTTTATCTATTCTTCAAGTTCGGTTTTTGCTCTTGAAAAATTTGGATCAGCTACTTATTTTTTAAAAAAACAGCTGATCTACTTCATTCCTAGCCTGCTTGGATTTTTTTTGTTTTCAACAATTCCTATTGCGTGGTGGAAGCGAAGAGCCCCGATTTTATTTTTAGGTTCGCTTATTTTGACTGCTCTTACTCTGATTTCAAGCCTAGGGCTTAAGGTTCATGGCTCGAATCGCTGGCTTTACATTGGTGGAATAGGCGGGCAGCCAAGCGAGCTTTTAAAACTTTTTTTATTTATGTACATAGGGTTCTTTTTAGAACGTAAGCAGCATAGGATACGTTCTTTTTGGCAAAGCTATCTTCCTTTTTGGGCAATCTTAGGAATTTCATTTGCAGTGCTCCTTAAACAGCCCGATTTTGGGTCAGTTATGACCATTTTAACAACGTCTCTGATGCTTTTCTTTGTTGCTCAATTTAGAACTATTTATTTGCTCTACACACTTGCTCTTGCAATTCCTGCCATAGTTTGGCTTGTTTTGAGTAAGGCTTACCGTATTAATCGTATTTTAATTTTTTTGAACCCATGGAGTGACCCTCAAGGAAGAGGCTTTCAAATTATTCAATCACTCATAGCTATTGGGTCAGGCAATTTCTGGGGATTGGGTATTTCAAATTCACGACAAAAGTTCTTTTATTTACCCATGCAGCATACTGATTTTATTTTTTCTATAATCGCTGAAGAGACCGGCTTTATTGGCGCCTTGGTCATTATTTCCCTGTATCTTCTCTTTTGTCTTTACGGTTTTAGGCTTGTTTTACAGGTTAAAGACCTATTTGCCTTTTTTACGGCACTTGGGTTTGTGATATTTATAAGCCTGCAAGCAGCCATAAATTTGATGGTTACTACCGGTCTTTTACCGACTAAAGGGTTGAGCCTTCCCTTTATTAGCTACGGAGGAACAGCAATGATAAGCCTTTTTTGCATGGTAGGCTTCATTGTTAATGCAGGAACCAATAGCAAATAA
- the lpxI gene encoding UDP-2,3-diacylglucosamine diphosphatase LpxI (LpxI, functionally equivalent to LpxH, replaces it in LPS biosynthesis in a minority of bacteria.), translating into MIAIIAGTGDLPLEACKNLLRDQRPFFVVCLFPEQNLAGLQEVIQNRAEIIAQECYRPGKILALLQQKKTSHLLFIGKVDKSNLLKHLKFDWLAIKLLTSLIYKSDKAIMEKLLDVLHQQGIEVIKQDDVLKSLLVPPGILTGKLTPELEQSIQMGIETATAIAHADIGQTVVIKDKMVIAVEAIEGTDACIRRGIQLGGGGVIVCKAARSDQNKKFDLPTLGPASLASIQKGEITAIAWSSSHTLIANLETFIARAKELDITLVSVK; encoded by the coding sequence ATGATTGCGATTATTGCAGGAACTGGCGATCTTCCGCTGGAAGCATGTAAAAATCTCTTACGCGACCAACGTCCCTTTTTTGTTGTCTGCTTGTTTCCTGAACAGAACCTTGCAGGGCTTCAAGAAGTTATTCAAAATCGAGCTGAAATTATAGCGCAAGAATGCTACAGACCTGGAAAAATTCTTGCGCTCCTTCAACAAAAAAAAACATCTCATCTTTTATTTATTGGCAAGGTTGATAAGAGCAACCTGCTCAAGCATCTTAAATTCGACTGGCTTGCAATCAAATTGCTCACCTCGTTGATCTACAAGAGTGACAAAGCAATTATGGAAAAACTGCTTGATGTTCTGCATCAACAGGGTATTGAGGTTATCAAGCAAGATGATGTGCTTAAAAGTTTGCTTGTACCACCCGGTATTCTTACCGGAAAGCTCACCCCTGAGTTAGAACAAAGTATTCAAATGGGAATCGAAACGGCTACCGCTATTGCTCATGCGGATATTGGTCAAACAGTCGTCATTAAAGACAAAATGGTTATTGCCGTTGAGGCAATTGAAGGAACTGATGCCTGCATCAGACGAGGAATCCAGCTTGGAGGCGGTGGGGTTATAGTGTGCAAAGCGGCGCGATCTGACCAAAATAAAAAGTTTGATCTTCCAACCTTAGGACCTGCATCACTTGCTTCTATTCAAAAGGGCGAAATTACGGCTATCGCCTGGAGCTCATCGCACACGCTTATCGCAAACCTTGAAACTTTTATCGCTCGAGCAAAAGAACTTGACATCACCCTTGTGTCTGTAAAATAA
- a CDS encoding Gfo/Idh/MocA family oxidoreductase, whose translation MVKLGIIGLGRMGGYHASVCTQIPNVTLVGVADSDEKNFEKIRTKTTIKSHDYTTWIDQVDGVIIAVPTEYHYAIAKDCLERGKHVLLEKPLTKHLYEAEELFEIAKKNNRALHVGHIERFNGAVQELKKIIDKPFVIESHRMGPFSPRVQGDSVVLDLMIHDLDIILNLIDSPVTSISAHGNKVYSSSCDVASVQLNFANGTTAHVVSSRASQVKKRTMSMHQKNEYIKLDFTTQDIAIHRHASSSVQVGSDQLKYKQESSIEHLFVYRDNPLKQEVEHFVASIVTGNNLINPEQDLCALKITFDIERLLGVR comes from the coding sequence ATGGTTAAATTAGGAATTATCGGTTTAGGGCGCATGGGCGGTTATCATGCTTCAGTTTGTACTCAGATCCCCAACGTTACTTTGGTAGGTGTTGCGGATAGCGATGAAAAAAACTTTGAAAAAATTCGTACAAAAACAACCATCAAATCTCATGATTATACGACATGGATTGATCAAGTTGATGGCGTCATTATTGCGGTTCCAACTGAATATCACTACGCAATCGCAAAAGACTGCCTTGAACGCGGCAAGCATGTTTTGCTTGAAAAACCCCTTACTAAGCACCTTTATGAAGCTGAAGAACTTTTTGAAATTGCAAAAAAAAATAATCGCGCACTCCATGTTGGCCACATAGAACGCTTTAATGGTGCTGTTCAAGAGCTCAAAAAAATTATCGATAAACCATTTGTTATCGAAAGTCATCGAATGGGCCCCTTCTCTCCCCGAGTACAGGGTGACAGCGTTGTTTTAGATTTGATGATTCATGACCTTGATATCATTTTAAATTTAATCGATTCTCCTGTTACTTCCATCAGTGCTCATGGAAATAAGGTATATTCTTCATCATGCGATGTTGCAAGTGTCCAACTGAACTTTGCTAATGGGACAACTGCTCACGTTGTTTCAAGCCGTGCATCGCAAGTTAAAAAACGAACCATGTCGATGCATCAAAAAAATGAATACATCAAACTTGATTTTACAACACAAGACATTGCCATTCATCGCCATGCAAGCAGCAGTGTTCAAGTGGGATCAGATCAATTAAAATACAAACAAGAAAGCAGTATTGAGCATCTTTTTGTTTATAGAGACAATCCACTCAAACAAGAAGTTGAGCATTTTGTTGCATCGATCGTCACGGGAAATAACTTAATTAATCCTGAACAAGATCTTTGCGCATTAAAAATTACATTCGACATTGAAAGGTTGTTGGGAGTTCGATGA
- the spoVG gene encoding septation regulator SpoVG: MKITEVKVYPANEGKLKAYATMVFDECFIVRDMKIIQSDKGLFVSMPSRRKKDGSFKDIVHPLNADTRKMIEESVIEEYKKVAGGLPQQENE, encoded by the coding sequence ATGAAAATTACAGAAGTAAAAGTTTATCCAGCAAATGAAGGTAAACTCAAGGCTTATGCAACGATGGTTTTTGACGAGTGCTTCATTGTCCGCGACATGAAAATTATCCAGAGCGATAAAGGATTGTTCGTTTCGATGCCTTCACGTCGAAAAAAAGATGGCTCATTTAAGGATATAGTACATCCATTAAATGCAGACACTCGCAAGATGATTGAAGAGAGTGTCATCGAAGAATACAAAAAAGTTGCTGGTGGTTTACCTCAGCAAGAGAACGAATAA
- the rsmH gene encoding 16S rRNA (cytosine(1402)-N(4))-methyltransferase RsmH, with the protein MKPSLPAKLPASQTQEQYHKTVLINEVLTYLNPQPGKLYLDATFGGGGHTRAILEKEPECRVIALDWDKEAIKRNAITLQEEFGDRLTVIWGNFIHLDRILEKEGITSIDGALADFGTSQFQIHEKEGFSFQTDTPLDMRMSPAHQYVTAADLLNKLSEKELADIFYKYGEETRSRALARAVVAARQQKKITTTGQLVHLVESVIPFFKRRGKMHPATRAFQALRIEVNHELDNIERFLKVTLPLITPQGRVVCISFHSLEDRIVKYYFRERRDELTILTPKPVTATPEELMQNPSSRSAKLRAAQKEK; encoded by the coding sequence ATGAAACCATCACTCCCTGCAAAATTGCCTGCGTCACAAACTCAAGAACAGTACCACAAAACTGTTCTCATTAACGAAGTGCTCACTTATTTAAATCCTCAGCCTGGAAAATTGTATCTTGATGCAACATTTGGTGGCGGTGGACACACACGAGCTATTCTTGAAAAAGAGCCCGAATGTCGTGTTATTGCCCTTGATTGGGACAAAGAAGCTATCAAGCGAAACGCCATCACACTGCAAGAAGAATTTGGTGATCGGCTCACGGTAATATGGGGAAACTTTATTCATCTGGATCGAATTTTAGAAAAAGAAGGCATCACATCAATTGATGGAGCACTGGCAGACTTTGGAACATCGCAATTTCAAATTCATGAAAAAGAGGGCTTCTCGTTTCAAACAGACACACCACTTGATATGCGCATGTCTCCTGCTCATCAATATGTAACAGCGGCCGATCTTTTAAATAAACTTTCTGAAAAAGAACTTGCTGATATTTTTTATAAATATGGCGAAGAGACGCGCTCACGAGCTCTTGCCCGAGCAGTTGTTGCAGCTCGTCAACAGAAAAAAATTACAACCACTGGACAACTTGTGCATCTTGTTGAATCGGTTATTCCGTTTTTTAAACGTCGAGGAAAGATGCATCCTGCGACGCGTGCGTTTCAAGCACTTCGCATAGAGGTTAATCATGAACTCGATAACATCGAAAGGTTTCTCAAGGTTACACTTCCGCTCATTACGCCACAGGGAAGAGTAGTCTGTATTAGCTTTCATTCACTCGAAGATCGTATTGTTAAATATTATTTCCGTGAACGACGCGATGAACTCACTATTTTAACACCAAAACCTGTTACGGCGACACCGGAAGAACTTATGCAAAATCCATCTTCTCGATCTGCAAAACTTCGTGCAGCTCAAAAAGAAAAATAA
- the dnaA gene encoding chromosomal replication initiator protein DnaA, whose product MRLIWEEFLKIIKEEAGSQIVETWFKAVVLEEWNPTTATVTLRVPNQFVSKWIQEHYTILLKTHLARLLHSNNIRLFFISNSSSTPTRSIIPASVAQTNILPQAAHTHFTATHDAEKKPTQNNYPLSKPSAGTSLTVSKKKGRDLNAPNINENYHFENFVVGPNNSLAHAAAHAVAQNTGAVYNPLFIYGGTGLGKTHLLHAIGNEAKKRNPQLVIRYETCDHFINEFIHSIRLERSSQFREKYQKVDLLMLDDIQFLSNKEQTQESFFHIFNALYEQQKQIVLSSDTFPKEITGLQNRLKSRMEWGLVADIQIPDLETKIAILERKAEAHGIALPPEVADFIASRVISNIRELEGALIRVSAFATLTNQPISIEMAKRVLLNLNEKRKDSVQLENVLKAVSKHYEVSIHEIKSKKRQKDITFVRQITLYLMKKLTISSLQTIGSFIGGRDHSTVIHAITKVEGMMKDEKELAQKLRMIEQEILMS is encoded by the coding sequence GTGCGCCTGATTTGGGAAGAGTTTTTAAAAATTATCAAAGAAGAAGCGGGAAGCCAAATTGTTGAAACTTGGTTTAAAGCTGTTGTTCTGGAAGAATGGAATCCAACAACAGCAACGGTTACTTTGCGCGTTCCCAACCAATTTGTGAGCAAATGGATTCAGGAGCATTATACCATCCTGCTCAAAACACATCTTGCTCGGCTCCTGCACAGCAATAACATCCGTCTTTTTTTTATCAGCAACAGCTCGAGTACTCCCACTCGGAGCATTATTCCTGCATCAGTTGCACAAACAAACATCTTACCTCAAGCAGCTCATACCCATTTTACGGCAACTCATGATGCTGAAAAAAAACCGACTCAAAATAACTACCCTCTTTCAAAGCCATCGGCAGGAACGTCACTTACCGTTTCTAAAAAAAAAGGTCGCGACCTTAATGCCCCAAACATCAATGAAAACTACCACTTTGAAAACTTTGTTGTAGGACCAAACAATTCACTTGCGCACGCTGCCGCGCATGCAGTTGCGCAAAATACTGGTGCCGTTTACAATCCGCTTTTCATTTACGGAGGAACTGGCCTTGGTAAAACACACCTGCTCCATGCCATTGGAAATGAAGCGAAGAAGCGTAACCCTCAACTTGTCATTCGCTATGAAACATGTGATCATTTCATTAATGAATTTATTCACTCAATCAGGCTTGAACGCTCATCTCAGTTTCGAGAAAAATATCAAAAAGTTGATCTTCTCATGCTTGATGATATTCAATTTTTATCGAATAAAGAGCAAACACAAGAGAGCTTCTTCCACATTTTCAATGCACTTTATGAACAGCAAAAGCAGATTGTCCTCTCAAGCGATACCTTTCCTAAAGAGATTACTGGATTACAAAATCGACTCAAATCGCGTATGGAGTGGGGACTTGTTGCCGACATTCAGATTCCCGACTTAGAAACAAAAATTGCAATTTTAGAACGTAAAGCAGAAGCTCACGGCATTGCCCTCCCCCCAGAAGTTGCCGACTTTATCGCTTCTCGAGTAATTTCAAATATCCGAGAACTTGAAGGTGCGCTCATTCGAGTAAGTGCTTTTGCTACACTGACGAATCAACCTATTTCAATTGAAATGGCAAAGCGAGTGCTCCTTAATTTGAATGAAAAAAGAAAAGATAGCGTACAACTGGAAAATGTATTGAAGGCTGTTTCCAAACATTATGAAGTATCGATTCATGAGATTAAATCGAAAAAACGACAAAAGGACATCACTTTTGTTCGACAAATAACCCTTTATTTAATGAAAAAATTGACCATTTCATCGCTTCAAACTATTGGCAGTTTTATCGGCGGACGTGATCACTCTACCGTTATTCATGCAATCACCAAAGTTGAAGGGATGATGAAAGATGAAAAAGAGCTTGCCCAAAAACTCCGAATGATTGAACAAGAAATTTTAATGAGCTAA
- a CDS encoding tetratricopeptide repeat protein: MNLSLSGKSGVVISLISYLLLIFCGACGKKTNKQLAQTYYKLCMVELGEGLLSDIAARKALDYVEKALDLDPKPEYQAVQATILFKLKHYNQSIQCFKRALAGITCPRMRGEILNNMACIYGQQGNSKKACKVWVRLLKSPHYLTPEVAMVNMAKMFVEKGKYEQAKKYCAKAVTRAPMYTDAHFYLALLSYYTQDFALAKKEVTTTLFMEPKHPGAKYLERMLAAS; the protein is encoded by the coding sequence ATGAATTTATCATTATCCGGAAAGTCCGGCGTAGTTATATCATTAATAAGTTATTTATTACTTATTTTTTGTGGTGCGTGTGGGAAAAAAACAAATAAGCAGCTGGCCCAGACCTACTATAAATTATGCATGGTTGAATTGGGGGAAGGTTTGCTGAGTGATATTGCAGCTCGCAAAGCGCTTGATTATGTTGAAAAGGCACTTGATCTTGACCCAAAGCCGGAATATCAAGCGGTACAGGCGACAATATTATTCAAGCTCAAGCATTATAATCAGAGTATTCAATGCTTTAAAAGAGCTCTTGCAGGCATCACCTGTCCACGTATGCGTGGTGAAATTTTAAATAACATGGCCTGCATTTATGGTCAGCAGGGGAATTCCAAAAAAGCCTGTAAAGTTTGGGTAAGACTTCTCAAGTCACCACACTATCTTACTCCTGAAGTGGCGATGGTGAATATGGCCAAAATGTTTGTAGAAAAGGGAAAATACGAGCAGGCAAAAAAATATTGCGCTAAGGCGGTGACCCGTGCACCGATGTATACCGATGCTCATTTCTACCTTGCACTCCTTTCGTATTATACTCAAGACTTTGCTTTGGCTAAAAAAGAGGTCACAACAACGCTTTTTATGGAGCCTAAGCATCCAGGAGCAAAGTATTTAGAGCGAATGCTGGCTGCCAGTTAA